The following is a genomic window from Nisaea sediminum.
CCGCCGCCCGTTCTCGCTGTCGAACCGGCTCGCGGGCTGCGGGACGCTGGCGCCGCTCCATTCCTCGAGCAGCCCGGCGAAACCGCTTTCCGGCTCCAGCAGACTGTCCGGGAAAAGCAGCTCGCTCGGCCCGATTCGTGCCAGCGCCGCACCGAGCCCGGCGGCGGTCACCGGCTGGGCGTGGAAATCGCCCGTCGAGACGTCGATCCAGGCAACGCCGAAACCCTCATGCGCCTTCGCCAGCGCCGCCAGATAGTTGTTGCTGCGGGCATCGAGCAGCGCGTCCTCGGTGATGGTTCCGGGCGTCACCACCCGGACGACCTCACGTCGCACAACCGACTTGGAACCGCGTTTCTTGGCCTCGGCGGGATCCTCGGTCTGCTCGCAGATCGCGACGCGGTAGCCCTTGCGGATCAGGCGGGCGAGATAACCTTCGGCGGAGTGATGCGGCACGCCGCACATCGGGATCGGCTCGCCACCATGCTGGCCTCGTTTCGTTAGCGTAATATCTAACGCCGCCGCCGCCTGTTCCGCATCCTCGAAGAAGAGCTCGTAGAAATCCCCCATGCGGTAGAACAGCAGGGCATCGGGATGCTGGTCCTTGACCTCGAAATACTGCTGGAACATCGGCGTCGCTTCCGCCCGGTCGCGGGAGGAGGCGGGGGCTTCGGCGGGTTTGCTGTCGGAAGGCGAAATCGTGTTCACGGCCGGAATGTCACTCGTGTCCCAGGAGCATCGATGCGCGCGGCACGGGCCGCGACAAAAACGGCGGGGACCTTAGCATGAGGGCGGCGGCCACTTCCAATGCGGAGAAACGGGCATCGCAGGCAAACGGGTCAGGTCGGAAGCGAAAGTGGATTTCGATTCCGGGATATGAAATTGCCCCTGCCGCCGGTCCCGCCTATCGTGAGCTAATCCGGTTTCAATGTATTCAACGAAGCGGCACGGACGGCCCGATCCGACGCGCGTTCTGTCGGGCCAACAAGAGTTCTCAGGGAGAGAAACGTCATGGATGATGCGAAGCGCATGCTTGAGGCGGAGGCACTGGAATTCCATGCCTCGGGGCGTCCCGGCAAGCTGGAAGTCGCCGCCACCAAGAATCTGACCACCCAGCGCGAGCTCGCCCTCGCCTATTCGCCCGGCGTCGCCTATCCCTGCCTCGCCATCGAGAAGGACGAGAGCAAGGCCTACGAATATACCGCCAAAGGCAATATCGTCGCGGTGATCTCGAACGGCACCGCCGTGCTCGGCCTCGGCGATATCGGCGCGCAAGCAGCCAAGCCGGTGATGGAGGGCAAGTCCGTCCTCTTCAAGCGCTTTGCCGATGTCGACGGCTTCGATCTCGAGGTCGATACTAAGGATGTCGACGAGTTCGTCAACTGCGTGCGCTTCCTCGGCAAGACCTATGGCGGGATCAATCTCGAGGACATCAAGGCGCCGGACTGCTTCATCATCGAGCAGCGCCTGAAGGAACTCATGGACATCCCGGTGTTCCATGACGACCAGCACGGCACCGCCATCATCACCTCCGCCGGCATGATCAACGCACTCGACCTGACCGGGCGCTCGCTGGAAACCGCAAAGATGGTGGTGAACGGCGCCGGCTCCGCCGCGATCGCCTGCGTCGAGCTGCTGAAGAGCATGGGCATGAAGGACGAGAACGTCATCATGTGCGACAGCAAGGGCGTGATCTATCAGGGCCGCGATGCGGGCATGAACCAGTGGAAATCCAAACACGCCGTCGACACGCCGCTGCGAACCCTCGCGGAAGCGGTCGAGGGCGCGGATATTTTCTGCGGTCTCTCCGCCAAGGGTGCGATGACGCAGGACATGGTGAAGTCCATGGCCGCCCGGCCGATCATCTTCGCCATGGCCAATCCGGACCCGGAAATCACCCCGGAAGACGTCGCTGCGGTGCGCCCGGACGCGATCGTCGCCACCGGCCGGTCGGACTATCCGAACCAGGTGAACAATGTTCTGGGCTTCCCCTACATCTTCCGCGGCGCGCTGGACGTCCGGGCGAGCGAGATCAATGACGCGATGAAGATCGCGGCCGCCAACGCGCTGGCGGAACTGGCCCGCGAGGACGTGCCGGACGAGGTCGGCAAGGCCTACGGCAAGACCCTGCATTACGGCGAGGGCTACCTCATTCCGGCGCCGTTCGATCCGCGCCTGATCGTGAGGGTCTCCTCGGCCGTCGCCCAGGCGGCGATGGATACCGGCGTCGCCCGCAAGCCGATCAAGGACATGAACGCCTACAGGGCCCAGCTCGGCGCCCGGCTGGACCCGACCTCCTCCAGCCTGCAGGTCATCTTCGACCGGATCCGCGCCAACCCGCGCCGGGTCGTCTTCGCCGAGGGCGAGGAGGAGCGGGTGATCCGGGCCGCCGTCGCCTTCCGCAACGGCGGCTACGGCACGCCGGTGCTGATCGGCCGGGAGGAAGTGATCAAGGAGCAGGTCGCACGGCTCGGCGTGAAGGGCGCCGAGACCCTCGAGGTCCACAATGCCCGGCTTTCCGAGCACAACGCGGCCTACACCGAAATGCTCTACAAGCGCCTGCAGCGGAAGGGCCATATCCACCGCGACTGCCAGCGCATGGTGAACCAGGACCGCAACGTCTTCGGAGCCTGCATGGTCGCCGCCGGCCATGCGGAGGCGATGGTCACCGGACTGACCCGCAATTTCGGCGTGACCCACGAATACGTCACCCGTGTGCTCGACCCGAAGCCGGGGCAGCGCGTGATGACCTATTCCATTGTGGTCGCGCGCGGCCGGACGATCTTCATCAGCGACACCAACGTCAACGAGCTGCCGAGCGCCGAGGAACTCGCGGACATCGCGATCCAGACCGCCGAGCACGCCCGCGCCTTCGGCCACACCCCGCGGGTCGCGCTGCTCTCCTTCTCCAATTTCGGCTATCCGCCGCGCGAGAAGGCGGTTCGCATCCGGGACGCGGTCAAGGTGCTCGACGAGCGCGGGGTCGATTTCGAATATGACGGCGAAATGTCCGCAGACATTGCGCTCGACCACGATCTGATGAAGCGGAACTACCCGTTCTGCCGCCTCACCGGACCGGCCAACGTGCTGGTCATGCCGGCGCTGCATTCGGCCAACATCACCTACAAGATGCTGCAGGCCCTCGGCGGCGCGGCGATCATCGGTCCGATGCTGGTCGGCCTGGAGAAGCCTGTTCAGATCGTGCAGATGAGCGCCACCGTAACCGATCTGGTGAACGCGGCGGCGATCGCCGCACATGACGCCCTGACCGACTAGACCGATCCGCGATTGGTCCGGACGGCGCGTTTCCGGAAGCTGGGAGTGCGCCGTTCTTTCTGTATTTTGTCGGTTTTTCGGCTCCCGGATGTGTTTTACGGACGGTATGATAGAAATCGTCACACTCCAGGAGCTACAGATCCCGGTCATGTGAGCCGCCGAGCCCCGGCCCCGAGAAACCGTCCATAGACCGAAAGACCATGAGCGAACAGCCGAGCGATACGCAGTCCGGTACGACGAACGACCTTCCCGTCGCGCTACCGGTCTGGGACGTGTTCCGCGGCGGCCTCGTCGTGTCGCTGCCGGCGGCGATCGCGCTGGGTGCCATCGCGGCGCTCGATGCGGTCGAGCCGCTCCACGCGGCCGGTGCGTGGTGTCTGTCCCTTCTGATCGCCATGGCGATCGTGCGCCGGCATTACAGCCTGCTCGACGCCGTCAAGCGGCACATCCAGCGCCGCGCCGGATCGAACGCGCCGGAAAGGGCCTCTAAAGCGGGCGACGTACTCTCGAACATCGCCGAGGGGATCGGAGAGACCGCGGAGCTGGCTTCGGCGCTGACCCGGCTCTTCCGCGCGATCGCCGACCGCCGCAACCAGCTTCAGGCACTGAACGAGCGACATGTCTCGATCATCGACAATATTCCCGATCCCCTTCTCTTCCTCAATCAGAAGGGCAGGGTGCAGAGCATGAACAGAGCGGCGCGCGAGCAGTTCGGTGGCCGCATCATGGGCCGCGAACTGTCCCAGGTGGCCCGCGACCCGGCCTTGCTCGAGGCCGGCAACGCCGTGCTGGCGCATGGCGGCTTCCGAACCGTGGAGATTTCCCTCTCTGATCCGGTGATCCGGGTCTTCAATGTCCGCATCGAGGCGCTTCCCGGCGAAGAGGAGGAGCAGCGCTCGGCCCTGGTGATCTTCCGCGACCTGACCGAGATCCGGCGGATCGAGAGCATGCGCGTGGATTTCGTCGCCAATGTCAGCCACGAACTGCGCACACCGCTCGCCACGCTGCACGGCTTCATCGAAACCCTGCGCGGCCCGGCACGGGACGATCTCGAGGCACATGAGCGATTTCTCGAGATCATGGACCAGCAGACGAGCCGCATGACCCGTCTGGTCACGGATCTGCTGTCGCTCTCGCGCATCGAGGCGGCGGAACACACCGCTCCGGACCAGGAAGTGGCGCTGCGCCCGCTGGTCGAACATATCGCGGCGGCGACAGAGTTGAGCGCGGCCCGGCGCGGCATCCGCATAGCGCTGGATATCGACCAGGAGCTGCCGCCGCTCATCGCCAACAGCGACGAGATTTCCCAGGTTCTGCAGAATCTGGTCGAGAATGCGATCAAATACGGCCGCGAACAGAGCACGGTCACGGTTCGCGCCACTGTCGCCACCGACCTCCCCGCCTCGGTGTCGCTACAGGCCGAGGATATCGTCGCCATCAGCGTCATCGATCAGGGAGACGGTATTCCGCGCGAGCACATTCCACGCCTGACCGAACGCTTCTACCGCGTGGACACCGCCCGGTCGCGCGAAATGGGCGGCACCGGACTCGGTCTTGCCATCGTCAAGCATATCGTCAGCCGCCACCGGGGAGCGCTGACGATCGACAGCAAGGTCGGAAAAGGCAGCACTTTCACGGTCTTCCTTCCGTGCAGGGCGCCCGGCGTCATGAAACCGAAACATTTGGCCGCCGGCTGAAACAAAAGCTTCACATTTTCGTAGTAATACGGTCTCCGGACCAGCGTAGGAACGGGGCGTTCTGACATACACGGTGTCAGGTACGTCCGATCACACTCCTATGTCCCGGAGGCAAAATCGTGCTTAGGAATTCTCTTCTGAAGGCAATCCCGCTCGCCCTTGCCGGCGTTGTCGCCATTGCCGCGGCCGCGGAAGCCCGCGACCAGATCCGCATCGTCGGGTCCTCCACCGTTTTCCCGTTCTCCACGTCGGTTGCTGAAACCTTCGGCAAGACCAGCGGCTTCAAGACGCCGGTCGTCGAAAGCACCGGTTCCGGCGGCGGCCTGAAGCTGTTCTGCGCCGGCGTCGGCGTGCAGCATCCGGACATCACCAACGCGTCCCGCCGGATCAAGAAGTCCGAAGTCGAGACCTGCGCCAAGAACGGCGTTACCGACGTTGTCGAGGTCAAGATCGGCTTCGACGGCATCGTCATCGGCAATGCGAAAGACGGCGCCACGTTCAACGTGACCAAGCAGCAGCTCTTCCTGGCCCTCGCCGCTGAAGTTCCGGTCGACGGCAAGATCGTCAAGAACCCGTACAACAAGTGGTCCGACATCGATAAGTCCCTGCCGGATCAGGAAATCGAAGTGCTCGGCCCGCCGCCGACCTCCGGTACCCGCGACGCCTTCGTCGAACTCGCGATGCGCCCGGGCGCCAAGTCCTTCAAGATGCTGGCCGACATGCGCAAGGCCGACAAGAAGGCGTTCCGCAAGATTTCCGACTCCATGCGGGAAGACGGCAAGTTCATCGAAGCCGGTGAGAACGACAACCTGATCGTCCAGAAGCTGCAGGCCAATCCGGTTGCCATGGGCATCTTCGGCTTCAGCTTCCTCGACCAGAACAGCGACAAGATCAAAGGCGCTTCGGTTGCCGGCGTGCAGCCGACCTTCGACAACATCGCTGCCGGCGAATACGGCATCTCCCGCTCGCTGTACTTCTACGTGAAGTCGGCCCACATCGGTGTGGTTCCGGGCATCGAGGAATATGTTGCCGAATTCACCTCCGAGAAGGCCATCGGCGACGAAGGATACCTGACCGACAAGGGTCTGATCCCGCTGCCGCAGGCCGACCGCGAGAAATATCGCGCCGCGGCCGCGAACAAGACCAACCTGACCATGTAATCAGGTCTCGGGAGAGGCGGTTTGCCGCCTCTCCCCTGTCTTTATGGACCCGCATGGCGCCGGATCCATAAAGACAGCGCCATTTACGGCCCCGGACCGGTATCGGGGTCAAGTGAAGCACTCTCCGCCGGCGGGGCACAATGAACAGCTTTTTCCTTCTTCTCGTCGTCATCGGGCTCTCGGTGGCGGGCTATGCCGCCGGACGGGCCCGCTCCGTCCTCGCCGCTTCGGGCGATGTCCGCATCCTGCACTCCCTGCCGAGCTATTACGGCATGTTCGTCGCCCTCGGCTGCGGCCTGCCGGCGATCCTGCTCCTGGCGCTCTGGCTGATCATCCAGCCGCAGATCGTCGAGCACATGGTGATGGCCGGCCTCGATCCCTCGATCATGCCGCAGAACGCGGACGAGTATTCGCTGATGCTGACCGATATCCGCAATCTGGCCAGCGGCAACGCCGTCAGCCGGGAAGCGAGCCCGGCGATCATGGCCGCGATGGAACGTTACAAGTCGCTGCAGAATATCGGTTTCTGGGGCATGGGCGCCGGTGTTGTCTGCGTCGCCATGCTGGGTCTCGTCTGGGCCCGCTCCCAGGTAAGCCGCAATTTCCGGGCCCGGAATGCCGTGGAAGGCATCATCCGGGTTCTTCTGATCATCTGCTCGATGATCGCGATCCTGACGACCGTCGGCATCGTGCTGTCGCTGATCTTCGAGAGTCTCCGCTTCTTCGCCCGGGTCCCGTTCTTCGACTTCCTGTTCGGGATCCACTGGAGCCCGCAGACCGCGATCCGCGCCGAACAAGTCGGCGCCTCCGGCAGCTTCGGCGCCGTCCCGCTCTTTGCCGGCACCATGCTGATCACCCTGATCGCCATGCTGGTCGCCGGTCCGATCGGCCTGCTCTCGGCGATCTACATGGCGGAATATGCCAACCCGAAATTCCGCGCCGTCGCCAAGCCGATGCTGGAAATCCTCGCCGGCATCCCGACCGTGGTTTACGGCTTCTTCGCCGCGCTCACCGTCGCCCCGCTGATCCGCGGCTGGGGCGAGAGCATCGGACTCGATGTCGCCTCGGAAAGTGCGCTCGCGGCGGGCGTGGTCATGGGTATCATGATCATCCCCTTCGTCTCGTCGCTCTCCGACGACGTGATCAATTCGGTCCCGCAATCCCTGCGCGACGGCTCCTACGGGCTCGGCGCGACCAAGTCCGAGACGATCCGCCACGTGATCATCCCGGCCGCCCTGCCGGGTATCGTCGGCGCCTTTCTGCTCGCGGTTTCGCGGGCAATCGGCGAGACCATGATCGTCGTCATGGCCGCCGGCCTCGCCGCCAATCTGACGGCCAACCCGCTGGAAGCGGTCACCACGGTCACGGTGCAGATCGTCACTCTGTTGGTCGGCGACCAGGAATTCGACTCCGCCAAGACCCTCGCGGCCTTCGCCCTCGGTCTGGTGCTGTTCTTCGTCACCCTCGGCCTGAATGTGATCGCCCTCCGGGTGGTCCGGAAGTATCGGGAAAAATATGACTGACGCGATCATGAACTCGAAACCGGGTACCGCCGAGATCCGCCGGCCGACCGCGAGCGGCGAGCGCCTGAAGAAGCGCTACGCCGCCGAGCGGCGTTTCCGCCTGTACGGGCTGTGCAGCATTCTCGCCGCCGGCCTGATGCTGGTTTTCCTCGTCGGCAGCATTGCCGGCACCGGCTGGAGCGCGTTCCTGCAGACCTATGTGAAGCTCTCCATCACCTTCGATGCGGAATATCTCGATCCGGCAGGCACGGGCGATCCGGAGCAGCTTCAGAACGCCGACTACGGCGCGCTGATGAAAAAGAACCTGCGCGACAACTTCCCCGAGGTGACCGGCCGGAGCGACAAGCGCAAGCTCTATAATTTCGTCTCACCGAATGCCGGTTACGTGCTCCGGAACATGGTCATCGCCGATCCGTCCCTTGCCGGAAGGACTCTCGATCTCTGGGTCAAGGCCTCCGACGATGTCGACATGCTGGCCAAGGGATATGTCGACCGCGGCGAGGCGGAGGGCAACCGCCGCGTCAGCGATACGGAGCTCGGCTGGTACGACAAGCTCGATGGCGCGGACCGCGTGGAGACCCGGTTCAACACCGATTTCTTCGTCAACGCGGACAGCCGCGAGCCGGAAGAGGCCGGGATCCTCGGTGCCGTGACCGGATCGGCCCTGACGCTGTTGATCACACTGCTGCTGTCCTTCCCTGTCGGTGTCATGGCCGCGGTCTATCTCGAGGAATTCGCGCCGAAGAACAACTGGACCGACCTGATCGAGGTGAACATCAACAACCTCGCCGCGGTGCCGTCGATCGTCTTCGGCCTGCTCGGTCTCGCGATGTTCCTGAACTTCTTCGGCTTCCCGCGCTCCGCCCCGCTCGTCGGCGGCATGGTGCTGGCGCTGATGACGCTGCCGACCATCATCATCGCGGCGCGCTCGGCCCTGAAGGCGGTGCCGCCCTCGATCCGCGAGGCCGCGCTCGGCCTTGGCGCCTCCCCGCTGCAGGTGGTCACCCATCATGTGCTGCCGCTGGCGATGCCGGGCATCCTGACTGGAACCATCATCGGCATGGCGCAGGCACTCGGCGAGACCGCGCCGCTGCTGATGATCGGCATGATCGCCTTCATCGTCGACATTCCGGGCGGCTTCGCCGATCCCGCCACCGTGCTTCCGGTGCAGATCTATCTCTGGGCGGACAGTCCCGAACGCGCCTTCGTCGAACGCACTTCGGCCGCCATCATGGTGCTGCTGGCGTTCCTGATTTTCATGAATTTCGTCGCCGTCCTGCTCCGCAGGAAGTTCGAGCGGCGCTGGTAGGTTTCCGATGAGCGAGAAAGCAAAGATGAGCAAGACGAGCGGTTCCTCGGCCTCCACCGCGACGCCGAAGATGAAGGGCGACAAGGTCAAGGTCTTCTACGGCGAAAAGCAGGCGCTGATGGATGTCGATCTTGAGATCAAGCCGAACGAGGTGACGGCACTGATCGGTCCGTCCGGCTGCGGCAAGTCCACCTTCCTGCGCTGCCTCAACCGGATGAACGACGTCATCGACATCTGCCGGGTCGAAGGCAAGATCACCCTCGACGACGAGGACATCTACAGCTCTGACCTCGATCCGGTGCAGCTTCGCGCCCGGGTCGGCATGGTGTTCCAGAAGCCGAACCCGTTCCCGAAATCGATCTATGACAACATCGCCTACGGCCCGCGCATCCACGGCACGGCCGCGAGCAAGGCCGAGATCGACGAGATCGTCGAGACCAGCCTGACCAAGGCCGGCCTCTGGGAGGAGGTGAAGGACCGCCTGCTGGAACCCGGCACCGGTCTCTCCGGCGGACAGCAACAGCGGCTCTGCATCGCCCGCGCGATCGCGGTCAACCCGGAAGTGATCCTGATGGACGAGCCCTGCTCGGCGCTCGATCCGATCGCGACGGCGAAGATCGAGGAGCTGATCGACGAGCTGCGCGAGAACTTCACCATCGTGATCGTCACTCACTCCATGCAGCAGGCCGCCCGCGTCTCCCAGCGCACCGCCTTTTTCCATCTGGGCGAGCTGGTCGAGGTCGGCGATACCGAGCAGATCTTCACCAATCCGACGGATTCCCGCACCCAGGGATACATCACCGGGCGGTTCGGCTGATCCGGGCCATTGAGAGCACACAGATGCCGATGAACGACCACATTGTCCGCTCCTTCGACGAGGATCTCGATACCCTGAAAGCCAAGATCGCCCAGATGGGTGGGTTGGTCGAAGCGCAGTGTGAGTCCGCAGTCCGCGCCGTGCATCGCCGCGATCAGGCGCTGGCGCAGAAGGTGCGCGAAGCGGACGGCCGGATCGACGCGCTCGAGGCCGAGATCGAGGCGATGAGTCTCCGCCTGCTCGCGCTGCGCCAGCCGCTCGGCGGCGATCTTCGAACCGTCGTTGCCAGCCTCAAGATCGTCAGCGACCTGGAACGGATCGGCGACTATGCCGCCAATATCGGCAAGCGGGCGATCGTGCTCAGCGGCCTGCCGGAAATTCCGCCGGCCAACGGCATCGTGCGGATCGGCAGCCTGGTGAAGTCGCTGATCAAGGACGTTCTGGACGCCTATGCCGATGACGATCTCGAGCTCGCCGTCGCCGCCTGGCACCGGGACGAGGACATCGACGAGCTCTATACCAGCCTGTTCCGCGAACTCCTGACCTACATGATGGAGGATCCGCGCAACATCACGGCATCGACTCACCTTCTCTTCATTGCCAAGAACCTGGAGCGGATGGGCGATCACGCGACCAACATCGCCGAGACCGTGCACTTCCAGATCAAGGGAAAGAAAATGGAAGCGGATCGCCCGAAAGGCGAGGACGCCAGCTACGTCGTCGAAATGCCTGAGTAAGCGTTGAAATCGAGAGTAGAAGTCCGATGAATATGATGAGTCAGAAGATCCTGGTGGTGGAGGACGAGGCGCCGATCGTCACCCTCCTGCGCTACAATCTGGAACGGGAAGGCTTCGAGGTCCTGGAGGCCGGTGACGGCGAGGAAGCGATGCTTCTCGCGATGGAAAAGAACCCCGACCTGATCCTGCTCGACTGGATGCTGCCGCTGCTCTCCGGCGTCGAGGTCTGCCGCCGGCTCCGCCGCACGCCCGAGACCAAGGCCATCCCGGTCATCATGCTGACCGCCCGCGGCGACGAGGGGGACCGCATCCGCGGCCTCAATGCCGGTGCCGACGACTACATCACAAAACCGTTCAGCCCGAGCGAGCTGATCGCCCGCATCCGCGCGGTCCTGCGCCGGACGCGCCCCGCAAGCGACGCGGAAACGCTGCAGTTCGAGGATCTGGAAATGGACCTGGCCGCCCACAAGGTGCGCCGGAACGAGCGCGAGATCCATCTCGGCCCGACCGAGTTCCGGCTGCTGCGCTATTTCCTCGAGCATCCGGGGCGGGTGTTCTCCCGCGAGCAGCTGCTCGACCGGGTCTGGGGACCGGATATCTATGTCGAACCGCGCACCGTGGACGTGCATATCCGCCGTCTGCGCAAGGCGATCAACATCGATACCGAATCCGATCTGATCCGCACCGTGCGGTCGGCAGGCTACGCGCTCGACCGACCGAGCGCCGCCGCCTGATCAGTCCGCCGGCTAATCAGTCCAATGCCTGGGCCCCGCCGGTCTTCTCCGGCGGGAACATCCGCATCAGCACCAGAAGCAGGATCAGCCCCGGCACGGCGATCGCCGTCGAGGCGATGAAGAAGCCGATCCAGCCGATATGGTCCGTGACCGCGCCCGCACCGGAGCTCAGCACCGTGCGTCCGAACGCCATGAAGGACGAGAGCAGCGCGTACTGCGTCGCCGTGAAGGCGACATTGGTCAGGCTCGAGAGATAGGCGACGAACGCCGCCGTCCCCATCCCGCCGGTGAAATTCTCCACGCCGATCGTCACGGTCAGCATCCAGACATCGTGCCCGGCCAGCGCCTGGGCGACGAAGATGAGGTTGGACGCCGCTTGCAGCACGCCGGAGACCAGCAGCGCTTTGAGCAGACCGAGGCGCTTCACCAGCGCGCCACCGGCGAACAGCCCGACCAGCAGCGCCACCAATCCGAACAGCTTCGTGACTTCGGCGATCTCGGTCTTGCTGAAGCCGAGATCGATATAGAAAGGGTTCGTGAGTGTCCCGAGAAAGGCGTCCCCGAGCTTGTAGAGCAGGATGAAGGCGAGGATCAGCAGCGCGCCACGCCGGGTCAGAAACTCCGCGAACGGCTCGTAGACGGCGCTCCGCAGCCACTCTGCCGGGGTATTCGCCTTCGGTTCCGGGACACCGGTTTCCGGCTCCGGGCTGGATAGCACGGTGAAAATCCCGACCAGAACCAACCCGGCCATCGCAAGATAGGCGGTGAACCAGCCGGCCTGGTCCGCGACGATCAGCGCGCCCGCTCCGGCGGCGAGCATGCCGACACGGTAGCCGAGCGTATAGGCGGCCGCCCCCGCGCCCTGCTCGTCCTCGCTGAGAGATTCGATTCGATAGGCGTCAACGACGATGTCCTGACTTGCGGCGCAAAAGCTGACGACGACCGCGAAGAGCGCCATCAGCCAGGGTGTTGCCACCGGGTCGGTCGCGCCCATGAGCACAATCGCCGACATCAACAGAAGCTGTGTCGTCAGCAACCAGGCCCGGCGCCGCCCGAGCAACCGGCCAAGCAGCGGGACCGCGAGCCGGTCCATCAGCGGCGCCCAGAGGAATTTCAGCGTGAAGGGCGTCCCGACCAGCGCGAAGACGCCGATGGTCGTCAAATCGACGCCCGACTCCCGCATCCAGGCGCTGAGAGTCGAAAAGGAAAGCAGCAGCGGAAGCCCGCTTGAGAAGCCGAGAAGCAGGACGACCAGGACACGGCGTTTCAGATAAAGCGCCGCCGTCTCGACCGCCCAGTCACGGATGCCGCGCGCGGTCTCAAGCAAGCCGGGCCGCCAGCAGGTCTTTGAGATCCGCTTCGGGCCGCGCGCCGTAATGCGAGATCACTTCGGCGGCGGCGACGCTGCCGGCCCGGCCCCAGTCGGCCGGCGTCATGCCCTGGGTGTAGCCGTAGAGGAAGCCCGACGCATAGAGATCGCCGGCACCTGTAGTGTCGACCACCTTTTCGATCGGCTCCGCATCGATCACATGCACCTCGTCCTTGTGCAGCACGAGCGAACCTTTCGCCCCGCGCGTCACGCCGGCGGACTCGCAGCTCCAG
Proteins encoded in this region:
- the phoU gene encoding phosphate signaling complex protein PhoU encodes the protein MNDHIVRSFDEDLDTLKAKIAQMGGLVEAQCESAVRAVHRRDQALAQKVREADGRIDALEAEIEAMSLRLLALRQPLGGDLRTVVASLKIVSDLERIGDYAANIGKRAIVLSGLPEIPPANGIVRIGSLVKSLIKDVLDAYADDDLELAVAAWHRDEDIDELYTSLFRELLTYMMEDPRNITASTHLLFIAKNLERMGDHATNIAETVHFQIKGKKMEADRPKGEDASYVVEMPE
- the phoB gene encoding phosphate regulon transcriptional regulator PhoB, with the protein product MSQKILVVEDEAPIVTLLRYNLEREGFEVLEAGDGEEAMLLAMEKNPDLILLDWMLPLLSGVEVCRRLRRTPETKAIPVIMLTARGDEGDRIRGLNAGADDYITKPFSPSELIARIRAVLRRTRPASDAETLQFEDLEMDLAAHKVRRNEREIHLGPTEFRLLRYFLEHPGRVFSREQLLDRVWGPDIYVEPRTVDVHIRRLRKAINIDTESDLIRTVRSAGYALDRPSAAA
- a CDS encoding AmpG family muropeptide MFS transporter, which encodes MLETARGIRDWAVETAALYLKRRVLVVLLLGFSSGLPLLLSFSTLSAWMRESGVDLTTIGVFALVGTPFTLKFLWAPLMDRLAVPLLGRLLGRRRAWLLTTQLLLMSAIVLMGATDPVATPWLMALFAVVVSFCAASQDIVVDAYRIESLSEDEQGAGAAAYTLGYRVGMLAAGAGALIVADQAGWFTAYLAMAGLVLVGIFTVLSSPEPETGVPEPKANTPAEWLRSAVYEPFAEFLTRRGALLILAFILLYKLGDAFLGTLTNPFYIDLGFSKTEIAEVTKLFGLVALLVGLFAGGALVKRLGLLKALLVSGVLQAASNLIFVAQALAGHDVWMLTVTIGVENFTGGMGTAAFVAYLSSLTNVAFTATQYALLSSFMAFGRTVLSSGAGAVTDHIGWIGFFIASTAIAVPGLILLLVLMRMFPPEKTGGAQALD